One genomic window of Amphiura filiformis chromosome 3, Afil_fr2py, whole genome shotgun sequence includes the following:
- the LOC140148947 gene encoding uncharacterized protein: protein MLMSTYDYLFLNVLLLVTWGFFVVTDGNALLQSQETDQQTSLKNRILDLENIVQKLTETIRHNDSPGRQKAKLTDEKRVRRSLNVTDHNLSGVQLGPLSPGLSPNDLGPGSFGSVGGCTAGLPGRNGRDGRDGPAGLPGRDGNAGLKGDPGLRGYKGEPGEPGTDSATIIQGGGTTYIRWGRITCPNSAELVYHGIAGGSHYRNSGSGANLLCLPNDPEYLNVQKGEQSSRARIYSTEYEIFGIQTSLHNQEVPCAVCTVPQRGRMLMVPAKITCPTNWTSEYRGYLMADRADYHRGEYVCVDEFAEGRPGGSSVNEHGALLHRVEGRCSPGNLPCLPYINGNELTCVVCTI, encoded by the exons ATGTTGATGTCTACATATGATTACCTTTTCCTCAACGTCCTGCTTCTGGTGACCTGGGGATTCTTCGTAGTTACAGATGGCAATGCACTTCTTCAATCGCAGGAAACAGATCAACAAACAAGTCTAAAAAACAGGATACTAGATCTAGAGAACATTGTGCAGAAATTAACAGAGACAATTAGACACAACGACAGTCCTGGACGTCAAAAG GCTAAATTGACTGACGAGAAACGTGTACGTCGTTCTCTCAACGTTACCGATCACAACTTATCAGGGGTACAACTGG GTCCACTTTCACCGGGACTTTCACCAAACGATCTGGGTCCAGGGTCTTTTGGATCTGTAGGTGGATGTACAGCTGGTTTACCTGGTAGGAATGGGCGAGATGGTAGAGACGGGCCGGCTGGATTACCTGGACGAG ATGGTAATGCAGGGTTGAAAGGCGATCCTGGCCTCCGTGGATATAAGGGGGAACCTGGAGAACCCGGAACAGATTCTGCAACTATAATCCAGGGAGGAGGTACAACTTACATCCGTTGGGGACGCATCACTTGTCCTAACTCTGCCGAGCTTGTCTATCATG GAATTGCTGGAGGATCTCACTACCGTAATTCAGGCAGTGGGGCAAACCTACTGTGTCTTCCAAACGATCCTGAATACTTAAACGTGCAAAAAGGAGAGCAGTCATCGAGAGCACGTATCTACTCCACCGAATATGAAATCTTCGGCATCCAAACTTCACTCCATAACCAAGAGGTCCCGTGTGCTGTATGTACCGTACCACAACGAGGGAGAATGCTTATGGTTCCCGCAAAAATTACCTGTCCAACTAACTGGACATCAGAATATCGTGGCTACCTTATGGCAGATAGGGCTGATTATCACAGAGGAGAGTACGTATGTGTTGATGAGTTTGCTGAAGGACGTCCTGGTGGAAGTTCAGTCAATGAACACGGCGCCCTTCTCCATCGTGTTGAAGGAAGGTGTTCTCCGGGCAATCTTCCATGTCTTCCTTACATCAATGGCAACGAACTGACTTGTGTTGTTTGTACTATATGA